The segment tctttccttcttctccttccttccttccttccttccttccttccttccttccttccttctctgcacaTTGTTCTAGATTTTAGGCTTCAGCAATGAACAAGATAGAACCTTTCCCTTTCCTTAACGTCTAGCAAAGAGCAAATAATCCCTATTAATGGTCTGGGTGAATTCCTAGGAGACAGGACGGAATGAGATACAGACAGCATGTGTCAGGTAATGGAAGACATGATGTGATACAGTGGGTGACAGCAGGATGCCTttgagaaaatcagaaataattgGTATGCCTGAAGTGGAGAGAGGATTAGACATGAATTAATTGATCTGATGAAATAAAAGGGTTTTGTGGGTCATGTTAACCATTTTGGACTTTATGTTAATGGAAAGAGGAAACTCTTCAATTAGAATAGTGGCACAAGTGagtttgagttttaaaaagaacaattctgGATAATGTCAATGGGACAGAAGGGAGTGAAAGTAAATGTGGAGAGACCAGATTTGTTGTGATGGTTCAGGTGAGAAAAGTTGAGTGACCTGAATGATGGCTGTGGGATGGGTAGCAGGCCCTATATGAGAAGTGAGCAAAAAGGGAGACTGGTAACATACAGTAAATTCATGACTAGCGTGAAGAGAGGAAGGACTCAAGGATGGCTCTTAGTCTGGCTTGAGTACCTTGTGGGTGGTACTGCCAGTCACTGAGCTAGAGCTACTGGGAGTGGAGCACCTACAGGGCAAGGAAGACAAGAAACCAAATTTCAGAAAGATTGGTTTCAGAGTGACAGTgagacacacagggaagatgGTCATCAGAGAGCTGAATACCCACGTCTGTAGTTCAGACAAGCTATGTGGGCTGAATAAATACATTTGGGATTCACTGTCATATTTAGGGTAAGTATAGAAAGACAGTATTCTGAGGACCACCAATATTCAAATGATGACCGGGGAGGGGGAGCTCTCTAATGTGCTGTCATCTGATTTAGAGacctggatgtctttggagaattTGATAGGGTAGTTTCAATAGAGCCAGCTGCCACCTGTGCCTAAATTCTCACTCATCCACCATTTGACAATAGGCTACATGCAAtagacatatatttatttcttatacttGGATTTTAAGGtctgttattttcttcataaatagaGTCACAGAATGATAGAGAGGAACCAAAGCGTTGTCTCAGATTTCCTCCTTTTGGGTCTGCCCATCAAGCCAGAGCAGTGGAATCTGTTCTATGCCTTGTTCCTGGCCGTGTATGTTACCACCATCGTGGGGAACCTTCTCATCGTCATCCTCATTCGCCtggactcccacctccacacacccatgtatttGTTACTCAGCAATTTATCCTTCTCCgacctctgcttctcctctgtcaCAATGCCCAAATTGCTGCAGAATATGCAGAGCCGAGTCCCATCCATTTCCTATGCTGGCTGCCTGACCCAGATGTACTTCTTCCTGCTTTTTGGAGACCTGGAGAGCTTCCTCCTGGTggccatggcctatgaccgctatgtggccatctgcttCCCCCTGCACTACACCACCATCATGAGCCCCAAGCTTTGTCTCTCCCTGGTGGCGCTTTCGTGGGTGCTGACCATGTTGCATGCTATGTTACACACTCTGCTCATGGCCAGATTGTGGTTCTGTGCAGACAACAcaatcccccactttttctgtgatatGTCTGCTCTGCTGAAGCTGGCCTGCTCTGACACTCGAGTTAATGAGTTGGTGATATTTACCATGGGAGGTCTCATTCTTGTCATCCCATTCCTGCTCATCATCATGTCTTATGCACAGATTGTGTCCTCTATCCTCAAGGTCCCTTCTGCCAGGGGCATCCGCAAAGCTTTCTCCACCTGTGGCTCCCACCTGTCTGTGGTGTCGCTATTCTATGGGACAATTATTGGTCTCTACTTGTGCCCATCAACCAATAATTCTACTGTTAAGGAGACTGTCATGGCTATGATGTACACTGTGGTcacccccatgctgaaccccttcatctacagcctgaggaacagagacatgaAGGGAGCCCTGGGAAGAgtcttttggaaaaagaaagtatctttctctctaaaatggtAACAATTGagatttttacattatttaattcaGTGGGTATAGTAATGTTGATAATGGGGTATTACTCTAAATCAGTGgctttttccctttaattttaaaGCCATCAaacattttgttcaaataaaacCCCATGCTAAAGGCAAATATGAAACTGCGATGACCACTTAGCTGTTCTGAGGTAGAGTTGGGGGTAGGAAACCAGTCTGTTCTGAATCCTTATTTCCCTCTTGCCAGATGGAATTGAAGtttgaaaataagatttataTACCTTCGTGCAAAATACCTTATTCCTTTCAATTTAGGaattaacttccttttttttttttttaagattcatctatccactttagagagagatagagagggagagagagagcagggggagtggtggagggagagaatcctgaagccatctccctgctgagtgcggagccccaacccggggtttgatcccatgaccctgagatcatgaccctagcctaaatcaagagtgggcTGCTCAGTTGTCTGatctacccaggcacccttaggaATTATCTTCTTAAAACATCACTGTAATCATTGCTTTTTTCCCACCCGGGAATTCTCAGTGATGCACACAAGTGAAGAAAGATTAAAATCCAACCTTTCTTTCTCAGAGAACAGAGACTCCTGGAGCTCTCAACTTCTATATATACCTTATTCTCCACTATGAATAAAAACACCTCTTATTTCCCTCTTTCCATCCATATGCTCgcctttaattatattttttttaagccagatcagaaaaatcattctttagaagaaaacaaatagcaaacaCTTGTTGGGTGCTTTtgtatgtgtcaggcacttttcCAATCTATTAACCTACCACCTCTATGATGTTGGtcttattattatccccattttatagctaaAATGATAGAAAGGTCAGTTTACTGTCTAACATCATGTAAGAAGTTCAGATTGGAACCTAGGCAGTTTGGCTTACAGCCCAGGGTCCTCACGACTACACCATACTGCATCTTGAGACCACAGAATCATACTGTCTCCATTTAATGGTACATCTGTTCAGTTCCAGTCACTTGTCAGTTGATCGTACTTTCGGatatttctttcatctctttgtttttctggttgAATTATGatctttttcatatataatcataaagtataggggcacctcagtggcacagcagttaagcgtctgcctttggctcagggcatgatcccggcattatgggattgagccctgcatcaggctcctccactgggagcctgcttcttcctctcccactcgccctgcttgtgttccctctcttgctggctgtctctatctctgtcgaataaataaataaaatcttaaaaaaaaaaagaaaagtatagaacAGGAGTTGTAAACCCATACCCCAGTGGCCACACAGTTAATGTAGATAAGTGTAAAGTATATcagatttaagaaaaatcaacTGCAGGAATATGATCAAAGGTTTTATTAATATATGGAGTG is part of the Ailuropoda melanoleuca isolate Jingjing unplaced genomic scaffold, ASM200744v2 unplaced-scaffold2469, whole genome shotgun sequence genome and harbors:
- the LOC100464215 gene encoding olfactory receptor-like protein DTMT; the encoded protein is MIERNQSVVSDFLLLGLPIKPEQWNLFYALFLAVYVTTIVGNLLIVILIRLDSHLHTPMYLLLSNLSFSDLCFSSVTMPKLLQNMQSRVPSISYAGCLTQMYFFLLFGDLESFLLVAMAYDRYVAICFPLHYTTIMSPKLCLSLVALSWVLTMLHAMLHTLLMARLWFCADNTIPHFFCDMSALLKLACSDTRVNELVIFTMGGLILVIPFLLIIMSYAQIVSSILKVPSARGIRKAFSTCGSHLSVVSLFYGTIIGLYLCPSTNNSTVKETVMAMMYTVVTPMLNPFIYSLRNRDMKGALGRVFWKKKVSFSLKW